Proteins co-encoded in one Dendropsophus ebraccatus isolate aDenEbr1 chromosome 9, aDenEbr1.pat, whole genome shotgun sequence genomic window:
- the ADARB1 gene encoding double-stranded RNA-specific editase 1: protein MTEERSGLHQPRKQQKYFTMDVDDEENMSSSSTDVKENRNMDGVSRKDGNGQGTGEGAQLSNGGEGSNRKRPLEEGNNGHSKFRPKKRKKTPGPVLPKNALMQLNEIKPGLQYKLLSQSGPVHAPVFIMTVDVNGQAFEGSGPTKKKAKLHAAEKALRSFVQFPNASEAHIAMGRTLSINTDFTSDQADFPDTLFNGFEKPEQADHEFFLGSNGNEPFNSTSDYSMALAGSCNLIQSPLPTPSFFPPSSGKNPVMILNELRPGLKYDFVSESGESHAKNFVMSVTVDNQTFEGSGRNKKLAKARAAQSALASLFNMQLDQTPSRQPVPSEGLQLHLPQVLADAVARLVVDKFSELTDNFTSPHARRKVLAGVVMTTGIDVKDAQVISVSTGTKCINGEYMSDRGLALNDCHAEIVARRSLLRFLYTQLELFLSTKEDQQKSIFTKSEHGGFRLKDNVQFHLYISTSPCGDARIFSPHEAGQEDQGDRHPNRKARGQLRTKIESGEGTIPVRSSSTIQTWDGVLQGERLLTMSCSDKIARWNVVGIQGSLFSLFVEPIYFSSIILGSLYHGDHLSRAVYQRISDIEDLPPLYSLNKPLLSGISNAEARQPGKAPSFSVNWTIGDSSLEVINATTGKDEMGRASRLCKHALYSRWMRIHAKLSSNLRCKIGKPNLYHDTKQSASEYQAAKECVFKAFQKAGLGAWVKKPIEQDQFPVTA from the exons AGCGAAGTGGTCTGCACCAGCCCAGGAAGCAGCAAAAGTATTTCACAATGGATGTGGATGATGAAGAAAATATGA GTTCAAGCAGCACTGACGTTAAAGAAAATCGTAACATGGATGGAGTGTCAAGAAAAGATGGGAATGGACAAGGTACCGGGGAGGGGGCTCAGCTATCCAATGGGGGTGAGGGAAGCAACAGAAAACGACCTTTGGAGGAAGGTAATAATGGCCATTCCAAGTTTCGCCCAAAGAAGAGGAAGAAAACACCAGGGCCAGTATTGCCAAAGAATGCTCTCATGCAGCTGAATGAAATAAAGCCGGGTTTGCAATATAAACTACTTTCTCAGTCTGGACCAGTTCATGCACCAGTTTTTATTATGACTGTTGATGTTAATGGGCAAGCTTTTGAGGGTTCAGGGCCAACAAAAAAGAAGGCCAAGCTTCATGCAGCTGAAAAAGCATTACGGTCCTTCGTGCAATTTCCCAATGCGTCTGAAGCTCACATAGCAATGGGAAGAACTCTGTCTATAAACACCGACTTTACTTCTGACCAAGCCGACTTCCCAGACACGCTctttaatggatttgaaaaacctGAGCAGGCTGACCATGAGTTTTTCTTAGGCTCCAATGGGAATGAACCATTTAATTCAACAAGTGACTATAGTATGGCTTTGGCTGGTTCTTGCAATCTAATTCAGTCCCCACTTCCAACACCTTCATTTTTTCCACCTTCAAGTGGTAAAAACCCTGTTATGATCTTAAATGAGCTGCGGCCAGGACTGAAGTACGACTTTGTGTCTGAGAGTGGAGAAAGTCATGCTAAGAACTTCGTCATGTCAGTCACCGTGGACAACCAGACATTTGAAGGATCTGGTAGAAACAAGAAACTTGCCAAGGCTCGAGCCGCACAGTCAGCTTTGGCATCATTGTTTAACATGCAGTTGGACCAGACTCCTTCACGACAGCCTGTTCCAAGTGAGGGCTTACAGTTGCACTTACCTCAG GTTCTGGCTGATGCAGTTGCCCGTTTGGTTGTAGATAAGTTCAGCGAGCTCACGGATAATTTCACCTCCCCACACGCAAGGAGAAAAGTCCTGGCTGGAGTTGTCATGACAACAG GAATAGATGTGAAAGATGCCCAGGTTATTAGTGTTTCCACTGGAACAAAATGCATCAATGGAGAATATATGAGTGATCGTGGTCTGGCGCTAAATGACTGTCATGCTGAAATTGTAGCTCGCAGGTCACTTCTTAGATTTCTCTACACACAGCTGGAATTATTTCTGAG TACTAAAGAAGATCAGCAAAAATCCATATTTACGAAGTCAGAACATGGTGGATTTAGACTGAAGGACAATGTTCAGTTCCATCTATACATCAGTACATCACCATGTGGAGATGCTCGTATTTTCTCACCACATGAAGCTGGACAAGAAG ATCAGGGTGATCGCCATCCTAACCGAAAGGCACGAGGACAACTTCGTACCAAAATAGAGTCTGGAGAAGGTACTATTCCTGTACGGTCAAGCAGTACTATCCAAACATGGGATGGCGTTTTGCAGGGAGAGAGATTGCTCACCATGTCTTGCAGCGATAAGATTGCCAG ATGGAATGTTGTAGGAATCCAAGGATCTCTCTTCAGTCTCTTTGTTGAGCCAATCTATTTTTCCAGTATTATCTTGGGCAGCCTCTATCATGGTGATCATCTTTCTAGGGCTGTCTACCAGAGAATATCGGATATAGAGGATTTGCCCCCACTATATTCACTGAACAAACCTTTATTGAGTG GTATTAGCAATGCAGAAGCACGCCAACCAGGCAAGGCTCCTAGTTTCAGCGTCAACTGGACAATAGGAGATTCCAGCCTTGAAGTCATTAATGCTACAACTGGCAAGGATGAAATGGGTCGTGCATCACGTCTCTGTAAACATGCCCTCTACAGTCGATGGATGCGTATTCATGCAAAG CTTTCCTCCAACTTGAGATGTAAGATTGGCAAACCCAATCTATACCACGATACGAAGCAATCAGCCTCTGAATACCAAGCGGCAAAGGAATGCGTATTCAAAGCCTTTCAAAAGGCAGGACTTGGAGCCTGGGTTAAAAAACCTATAGAACAAGACCAGTTTCCTGTAACAGCATAA